In Oryzihumus leptocrescens, the following are encoded in one genomic region:
- a CDS encoding alpha/beta fold hydrolase: MSTRHTVRADDGTPIAAWVDGPGEVPGGDGAGVTLVLAHGWTLDHSSWDRVAHALGAADPALRVVRYDQRGHGASGRGTRRPTIRRLGDDLACVIGELAPSGPLVLAGHSMGGMSILAMAGAHPGLVRDRVAGVGLVSTAASLVQEDAGHFASASGAPPRLRRVAARVLPWLMRLLAAVPGRVRVRGQRLEGSRALLFGRGADESDVTSTHRVITANPAATIGRFFLALSAHHELDALPVLADVPTAVLVGSADKLTPPRFSAVIAQALPQAHHEVLDGAGHMLPLERTQTVTEHLLRLARGSRVGAGQEA, encoded by the coding sequence ATGAGCACCCGGCACACCGTCCGCGCCGACGACGGCACTCCGATCGCCGCCTGGGTCGACGGCCCTGGCGAGGTCCCTGGCGGCGACGGCGCGGGGGTCACCCTCGTCCTCGCCCACGGCTGGACCCTGGACCACTCCTCGTGGGACCGCGTCGCTCACGCCCTCGGCGCCGCCGACCCGGCCCTGCGCGTGGTCCGCTACGACCAGCGCGGCCACGGCGCCTCCGGCCGCGGCACCCGCCGGCCGACCATCCGCCGGCTCGGCGACGACCTCGCCTGCGTCATCGGTGAGCTCGCCCCGTCCGGGCCACTGGTCCTGGCCGGGCACTCGATGGGCGGCATGTCGATCCTGGCGATGGCCGGCGCCCACCCCGGACTGGTCCGTGACCGCGTGGCGGGCGTGGGGCTCGTCTCGACCGCCGCCTCGCTGGTGCAGGAGGACGCCGGCCACTTCGCCTCCGCCTCCGGCGCCCCGCCGCGACTGCGGCGGGTGGCGGCGCGGGTCCTGCCCTGGCTGATGCGCCTGCTGGCCGCCGTGCCGGGTCGTGTCCGGGTCCGCGGCCAGCGCCTCGAAGGCTCCCGCGCGCTGCTGTTCGGACGTGGAGCCGACGAGTCGGACGTGACCAGCACGCACCGGGTCATCACCGCCAACCCGGCGGCGACGATCGGCCGGTTCTTCCTCGCCCTCAGTGCCCACCACGAGCTCGACGCGCTGCCGGTGCTCGCCGACGTCCCGACAGCCGTCCTCGTCGGGTCGGCCGACAAGCTCACCCCGCCGCGCTTCTCGGCCGTGATCGCGCAGGCGCTGCCGCAGGCCCATCACGAGGTGCTCGACGGCGCCGGCCACATGCTGCCGCTCGAAAGAACCCAGACCGTGACCGAGCACCTGCTCCGGCTCGCGCGGGGCAGCCGGGTCGGCGCCGGGCAGGAGGCCTGA
- a CDS encoding TetR/AcrR family transcriptional regulator: protein MTPEATPATRSRMPRAEREAQILAVAEQVFAERGFQATTMEDVAERVGVTKPMIYGYFGSKEGLLAACVASARSQLLQATEAAWEAVPEGSSVEEQFRAGVGAFFSFIDEHASAFALITHEGAMQASAAAGIESIRRQQTAFIVRTLQQRAGLDAVPTTLLEGYAEVVVGACERLAIWRARQERPVSAEDVTELVMGGVWHGLSRLIP from the coding sequence ATGACCCCCGAGGCGACCCCCGCGACCCGCTCCCGGATGCCCCGAGCCGAGCGGGAGGCGCAGATCCTCGCCGTGGCCGAGCAGGTGTTCGCCGAGCGCGGCTTCCAGGCCACGACCATGGAGGACGTCGCCGAGCGGGTGGGCGTCACCAAGCCGATGATCTACGGCTACTTCGGCTCCAAGGAGGGCCTGCTCGCGGCCTGCGTGGCGAGCGCCCGCAGCCAGCTGCTGCAGGCCACCGAGGCGGCCTGGGAGGCGGTGCCCGAGGGGTCGTCGGTGGAGGAGCAGTTCCGGGCCGGGGTGGGCGCGTTCTTCTCCTTCATCGACGAGCACGCCTCGGCGTTCGCGCTGATCACCCACGAGGGGGCGATGCAGGCCTCCGCGGCCGCGGGCATCGAGAGCATCCGCCGGCAGCAGACGGCGTTCATCGTGCGGACCCTGCAGCAGCGGGCCGGCCTCGACGCCGTGCCGACCACCCTGCTCGAGGGCTACGCCGAGGTCGTGGTCGGCGCCTGCGAGCGGCTGGCCATCTGGCGGGCCCGGCAGGAGCGCCCGGTCAGCGCCGAGGACGTCACCGAGCTGGTCATGGGCGGCGTCTGGCACGGCCTCTCACGCCTCATCCCCTGA
- a CDS encoding MerR family transcriptional regulator, which produces MTVSQGPREGELTIDQLAARTGMTVRNVRAYSTRGLIPPPRLVGRTGYYGAEHVARLTLVREMLDQGYTLTAAERLLASAPSSGSQALGLYHSLMSPWDSEPEVLEPETLAAQARVPHDPAVVDRLIEMGLAERLEDGRLRIPNAGLLRAGLEVIGLGIPVEDVLTLVPGLRSEAGAVADSFVELFRSTLWADFMAAGMPDKEWPRMQEKVEAIIPLAGQALVAAFQEAMRGAIERAMGEELGAAAAGHAAG; this is translated from the coding sequence ATGACCGTCAGCCAGGGGCCACGCGAGGGCGAGCTCACCATCGACCAGCTCGCCGCCCGGACCGGTATGACGGTCCGCAACGTCCGCGCGTACAGCACCCGTGGGCTCATCCCACCGCCGCGGCTGGTGGGGCGGACCGGCTACTACGGCGCCGAGCACGTGGCCCGGCTGACCCTGGTGCGCGAGATGCTCGACCAGGGCTACACGCTCACCGCCGCCGAGCGGCTGCTCGCCTCGGCGCCCTCCTCGGGCTCACAGGCGCTGGGGCTCTACCACTCACTGATGTCCCCGTGGGACAGCGAGCCCGAGGTCCTCGAGCCCGAGACGCTTGCGGCCCAGGCGCGGGTGCCCCATGACCCGGCCGTGGTCGACCGGCTCATCGAGATGGGGCTCGCCGAGCGGCTCGAGGACGGCCGCCTGCGCATCCCCAACGCCGGGCTGCTGCGCGCCGGCCTCGAGGTGATCGGGCTCGGCATCCCCGTCGAGGACGTGCTCACCCTGGTCCCGGGGCTGCGCTCGGAGGCCGGGGCGGTCGCCGACTCCTTCGTCGAGCTGTTCCGCAGCACGCTCTGGGCCGACTTCATGGCCGCCGGCATGCCCGACAAGGAGTGGCCGCGGATGCAGGAGAAGGTCGAGGCGATCATCCCGCTGGCCGGCCAGGCGCTGGTCGCGGCGTTCCAGGAGGCCATGCGCGGCGCCATCGAGCGCGCCATGGGCGAGGAGCTGGGGGCGGCAGCGGCGGGCCATGCGGCCGGGTGA
- a CDS encoding MCE family protein: MQGTRAARWGQPAAGVAFILVVTLLLGASVAAYQQRFTPAVMVTLRADRAGSQLSDHSDVKLRGLLVGQVRRVTSTGDGAVLTLALDPDQAGQVPADVHARLLPKTLFGERYVELVPPAGPAGRPIREGDTIGQDRSSVAIELERAFDDLLPLLRTVRPERLAATLNALATGLEGRGTQLGTDLVAADRYLRALNPSMPTIQADISAFADVASTYADAAPDLVRMLHSLVTTNATLVQKKDALAGFLAGTAGFADTATGFLQANGDRIIQVGRVGEPTLTTLARYSPEYPCMAQALTTWTPRISQAFSQHTFHITLEVVTPREAYRPGEEPAWGPMPPGCSLLPCPPSSQAEPLPSKHFPDGTQNLYGYSSDPVGDYKRSHPDWRRQFAELARHCGQPGYAPPGMSFGQPSTTPAQSGFPTVGLAQADSGMAGTRAEQEVVQALLGDSSPSAVTTLLAGPVLRGTTVSQD, encoded by the coding sequence ATGCAGGGGACACGGGCCGCACGGTGGGGGCAGCCTGCCGCAGGAGTGGCGTTCATCCTCGTCGTCACGCTGCTGCTCGGGGCGTCGGTGGCGGCCTACCAGCAGCGGTTCACCCCCGCCGTCATGGTGACCCTGCGGGCCGACCGGGCCGGCAGCCAGCTGAGCGACCACTCCGACGTCAAGCTGCGCGGCCTGCTGGTGGGCCAGGTCCGCCGCGTCACCAGCACCGGTGACGGCGCGGTCCTGACCCTGGCGCTCGACCCGGACCAGGCCGGGCAGGTGCCGGCCGATGTGCACGCGCGGCTGCTGCCCAAGACCCTGTTCGGCGAGCGCTACGTCGAGCTGGTCCCGCCCGCCGGCCCGGCCGGGCGCCCGATCCGCGAGGGCGACACCATCGGGCAGGACCGCAGCAGCGTGGCGATCGAGCTCGAGCGGGCCTTCGACGACCTGCTGCCGCTGCTGCGCACGGTGCGGCCCGAGCGCCTCGCCGCGACGCTGAACGCCCTGGCCACCGGGCTGGAGGGCCGCGGTACCCAGCTCGGCACCGACCTGGTCGCGGCCGACCGCTACCTGCGGGCGCTCAACCCGTCGATGCCCACGATCCAGGCGGACATCAGCGCCTTCGCCGACGTGGCCTCCACCTACGCCGATGCCGCCCCGGACCTGGTGCGGATGCTGCACTCCCTGGTCACCACCAATGCCACGCTGGTGCAGAAGAAGGACGCCCTCGCCGGGTTCCTCGCCGGCACGGCGGGTTTCGCCGACACGGCCACCGGGTTCCTGCAGGCGAACGGGGACCGGATCATCCAGGTCGGCCGGGTCGGGGAGCCCACCCTGACGACGCTGGCCCGCTACTCCCCCGAGTACCCGTGCATGGCCCAGGCGCTGACCACGTGGACGCCCCGGATCAGCCAGGCGTTCTCCCAGCACACCTTCCACATCACGCTGGAGGTGGTGACCCCGCGCGAGGCCTACCGTCCCGGCGAGGAGCCGGCCTGGGGGCCGATGCCGCCGGGGTGCAGCCTGCTCCCCTGCCCGCCCAGCAGCCAGGCCGAGCCGTTGCCGAGCAAGCACTTCCCCGACGGCACGCAGAACCTCTACGGCTACAGCTCCGACCCGGTCGGGGACTACAAGCGCAGCCACCCCGACTGGCGCCGGCAGTTCGCCGAGCTGGCGCGGCACTGCGGCCAGCCCGGCTACGCCCCGCCAGGGATGAGCTTCGGGCAGCCCTCGACCACCCCGGCCCAGAGCGGGTTCCCCACCGTCGGCCTGGCGCAGGCCGACTCCGGCATGGCCGGCACGCGGGCCGAGCAGGAGGTCGTCCAGGCGCTGCTCGGCGACAGCTCACCCAGCGCGGTCACCACCCTGCTGGCCGGGCCGGTCCTGCGCGGCACGACGGTCAGCCAGGACTGA
- a CDS encoding Fpg/Nei family DNA glycosylase, with product MPEGHTLHALAGSIDRAFAGTTVSASSPQGRFEDGAALLDGRVLREATAWGKHLFAEFDGDAWLHVHLGLIGKFAVHSRAGHDGMPSAHVPVQGQVRLRLLNDAWVGDLRGPNLCAVVTPDEVAAVHARLGPDPLRPDPDPDLAWRRISRSTRSIAELLMDQAVVAGVGNVYRCELLFRHRVDPFRPGREIRPATWRAMWDDLVTLMPLGVAAGQILTRQEQVDAALAQLARGERVTAPERSYNVYKRTGEPCRVCGSRVRTQVLVGRNLFWCGRCQRRR from the coding sequence ATGCCCGAAGGACACACCCTGCACGCCCTGGCAGGGAGCATCGACCGCGCCTTTGCGGGCACCACCGTGAGCGCGTCCAGCCCGCAGGGCCGCTTCGAGGACGGCGCCGCGCTGCTCGACGGCCGGGTGCTGCGCGAGGCGACCGCGTGGGGCAAGCACCTGTTCGCCGAGTTCGACGGTGACGCCTGGCTGCACGTCCACCTCGGCCTGATCGGCAAGTTCGCCGTGCACTCCCGCGCCGGCCACGACGGTATGCCGTCCGCGCACGTCCCCGTGCAGGGTCAGGTGCGGCTGCGGCTGCTCAACGACGCGTGGGTCGGCGACCTGCGCGGCCCGAACCTGTGCGCCGTCGTCACCCCCGACGAGGTGGCCGCCGTCCACGCCCGGCTCGGCCCGGACCCGCTGCGCCCCGACCCCGATCCCGACCTGGCGTGGCGGCGGATCTCGCGCTCGACCCGGTCGATCGCCGAGCTGCTCATGGACCAGGCGGTCGTCGCGGGCGTCGGCAACGTCTACCGGTGCGAGCTGCTGTTCCGGCACCGGGTGGACCCGTTCCGCCCCGGCCGGGAGATCCGCCCGGCCACGTGGCGGGCGATGTGGGACGACCTGGTCACGCTGATGCCCCTCGGGGTCGCGGCCGGGCAGATCCTCACCCGTCAGGAGCAGGTCGACGCCGCGCTGGCGCAGCTGGCCCGCGGAGAGCGGGTCACTGCCCCGGAGCGGTCCTACAACGTCTACAAGCGCACCGGCGAGCCGTGCCGGGTCTGCGGCTCGCGGGTGCGCACGCAGGTCCTGGTCGGGCGCAACCTGTTCTGGTGCGGGCGCTGCCAGCGCCGCCGCTGA
- a CDS encoding Ku protein encodes MRAIWKGAVSFGLVNVPVRLYSATENHDVQFRQVHREDGGRIKYQRICSLDGEQVSYDDIAKGYETEDGQIVVLTDEDMADLPTRSSKEIAVEKFVPVEQIDPMLLDRSYYLEPDKTATKPYALLRDALKASDRMAVVTVSIRTRMTIAVLRVRDDVIVMQTMLWPDEVRSPEFVGLGDAETEAKPAELAMANMLVESLAGDYDPDDYEDDYQQAVDALVKAKLEGGEVQEAPAAKDTSGEVVDLLAALQRSVERAKASRGEPVEASEPEEKAASKPAKKAPARKAPAAKTAAKRAPAKKTAARKGAEEKPRKKAAS; translated from the coding sequence GTGCGAGCCATCTGGAAGGGGGCAGTGTCGTTCGGGCTGGTCAACGTGCCCGTGCGGCTCTACTCGGCCACCGAGAACCACGACGTGCAGTTCCGCCAGGTGCACCGTGAGGACGGCGGGCGGATCAAGTACCAACGCATCTGCAGCCTCGACGGCGAGCAGGTGTCCTACGACGACATCGCCAAGGGCTACGAGACCGAGGACGGCCAGATCGTCGTGCTCACCGACGAGGACATGGCCGACCTGCCGACGCGCAGCTCCAAGGAGATCGCGGTCGAGAAGTTCGTGCCGGTCGAGCAGATCGACCCGATGCTGCTCGACCGCTCCTACTACCTCGAGCCGGACAAGACGGCGACCAAGCCCTACGCCCTGCTGCGGGACGCGCTCAAGGCCTCCGACCGCATGGCCGTCGTGACCGTCTCGATCCGCACCCGCATGACGATCGCGGTGCTGCGGGTGCGCGACGACGTCATCGTCATGCAGACCATGCTCTGGCCGGACGAGGTCCGCTCCCCGGAGTTCGTCGGGCTCGGTGACGCCGAGACCGAGGCCAAGCCGGCCGAGCTGGCCATGGCCAACATGCTCGTCGAGTCCCTGGCCGGTGACTACGACCCCGACGACTACGAGGACGACTACCAGCAGGCGGTCGACGCGCTGGTCAAGGCCAAGCTCGAGGGCGGCGAGGTGCAGGAGGCGCCGGCGGCCAAGGACACCTCCGGCGAGGTCGTCGACCTGCTCGCGGCCCTGCAACGCAGCGTCGAGCGGGCCAAGGCCTCCCGGGGCGAGCCGGTCGAGGCGTCCGAGCCGGAGGAGAAGGCGGCGAGCAAGCCGGCGAAGAAGGCCCCGGCCCGCAAGGCGCCGGCCGCCAAGACCGCGGCGAAGCGGGCACCGGCGAAGAAGACAGCAGCCCGCAAGGGCGCCGAGGAGAAGCCGCGCAAGAAGGCGGCCAGCTGA
- the ligD gene encoding non-homologous end-joining DNA ligase, with protein MRPMLASQGTAIPAGPSWVHEVKWDGMRVLADVHEGQLQLTSRTGKDVTATFPELAGLALETEDALLDGEVVALEGGVPSFTALAERMHVQDRRRAAALAVVRPVTFMVFDILRLYGVDLTSRTLSERRATLERVGLEGAHWRVPPVYDDGRLLQEATRENGLEGVVSKRLSSKYHAGRRSSDWLKFPHRATDSVVVGGWRPETTNATRLGAVLVGRPTSTGLRYLGRVGSGLTGRAAVQLLDRLGSMGSDASPFADEVPRIDADGTRWVRPEVVVDVTALGATHGGRLRQPAYKGLRADLTPTDLLETEG; from the coding sequence ATGCGCCCCATGCTGGCTAGTCAGGGCACGGCCATCCCGGCCGGCCCTTCGTGGGTCCACGAGGTCAAGTGGGACGGCATGCGTGTGCTCGCCGACGTGCACGAGGGCCAGCTGCAGCTCACCTCCCGGACCGGCAAGGACGTCACCGCGACCTTCCCCGAGCTGGCCGGGCTGGCGCTGGAGACCGAGGACGCCCTGCTCGACGGTGAGGTCGTCGCGCTCGAGGGCGGGGTCCCCTCGTTCACCGCGCTGGCCGAGCGGATGCACGTGCAGGACCGGCGCCGGGCCGCGGCGCTGGCCGTGGTCCGGCCGGTCACCTTCATGGTCTTCGACATCCTGCGCCTGTATGGCGTGGACCTCACCTCCCGCACCCTGTCCGAACGCCGCGCCACCCTCGAGCGGGTCGGGCTGGAGGGCGCGCACTGGCGGGTGCCACCGGTCTACGACGACGGGCGGCTGCTGCAGGAGGCCACCCGCGAGAACGGCCTCGAGGGCGTGGTCAGCAAGCGGCTGTCCTCGAAGTACCACGCGGGCCGGCGCAGCTCCGACTGGCTGAAGTTCCCCCACCGCGCAACCGACTCGGTGGTCGTCGGCGGGTGGCGGCCGGAGACGACCAACGCCACGCGGCTGGGCGCGGTCCTCGTCGGGAGGCCGACCTCGACCGGGCTGCGCTACCTGGGCCGTGTCGGGAGCGGGCTCACCGGGCGGGCGGCGGTACAGCTGCTCGACCGGCTGGGATCGATGGGCTCCGACGCCTCGCCGTTCGCCGACGAGGTGCCGCGCATCGACGCCGACGGCACGAGGTGGGTGCGCCCGGAGGTCGTCGTGGACGTGACCGCGCTGGGGGCGACGCACGGCGGACGGCTGCGGCAGCCGGCGTACAAGGGGCTGCGGGCGGACCTGACGCCCACGGACCTGCTCGAGACGGAGGGGTGA
- the ligD gene encoding non-homologous end-joining DNA ligase, with product MPEKESVAVTVDGRRLQVSNLDKVMYPATETTKGEVLNYYARIAPVLLPLLADRPVTRIRWPHGVAGPSFFEKNLPGGAPSWLRTVTVSSSGSRGGGDTIRYPVVEDTAGLTYLVNLASLELHVPQWRFDADGRPLPPDRMVIDLDPGSPAGLHECARLALDVRERLEAIGLRCAPVTSGSKGMQLYARLPGEQDADTIREVARQVAQDLTKLHPDRVVWKMTKSLRPGKVLLDWSQNTAAKTTICPWSMRGRETPTVAAPRTWAEVERGAQDRDALRQLDIDEVLARVARDGDVFSAQLEG from the coding sequence GTGCCGGAGAAGGAGTCCGTGGCGGTGACCGTCGACGGGCGGCGGCTGCAGGTGAGCAACCTCGACAAGGTGATGTACCCGGCGACGGAGACCACCAAGGGCGAGGTGCTCAACTACTACGCGCGGATCGCCCCGGTGCTGCTGCCGCTGCTGGCCGACCGGCCGGTCACCCGGATCCGCTGGCCGCACGGGGTGGCCGGGCCGTCGTTCTTCGAGAAGAACCTGCCCGGCGGGGCGCCCTCGTGGCTGCGCACGGTCACCGTGTCCTCGTCCGGCTCGCGCGGCGGTGGTGACACGATCCGCTACCCGGTGGTGGAGGACACCGCCGGGCTGACCTACCTGGTCAACCTCGCCTCGCTGGAGCTGCACGTGCCGCAGTGGCGCTTCGACGCCGACGGCCGACCGCTGCCCCCGGACCGGATGGTGATCGACCTCGACCCCGGCTCCCCCGCCGGGCTGCACGAGTGCGCCCGGCTCGCCCTCGACGTGCGCGAGCGGCTGGAGGCGATCGGGCTGCGGTGCGCCCCGGTCACCAGCGGCAGCAAGGGCATGCAGCTGTATGCCCGGCTGCCGGGCGAGCAGGACGCCGACACCATCCGGGAGGTCGCCCGGCAGGTCGCCCAGGACCTGACCAAGCTGCACCCGGACCGGGTGGTGTGGAAGATGACGAAGTCGCTGCGGCCCGGGAAGGTGCTGCTCGACTGGAGCCAGAACACCGCGGCCAAGACGACGATCTGCCCGTGGTCGATGCGTGGCCGGGAGACCCCGACGGTGGCGGCGCCGCGGACGTGGGCCGAGGTGGAGCGGGGTGCGCAGGACCGCGACGCGCTGCGCCAGCTGGACATCGACGAGGTGCTGGCGCGGGTGGCCCGCGACGGCGACGTGTTCAGCGCCCAGCTGGAGGGCTGA
- a CDS encoding (2Fe-2S)-binding protein has product MTQAGTDADRDLALSLVSSRLGWMDVLPAWHGSPLPWSCVDVVDAQDRGEDPTAPWRRALAETTARQYRQDPPPAMPAAFVLLWYLDVLANPVAFAAALGPWVLDPSPGNVRFDLQTDQHYPEAASFATGDLLLVADPAQRQDLARQRYLAHAGRFVDGYRPGVKMSSRQRHGAVEDTWEIASRRAAEACLPPPPPEPQRRQSCCFIFTLPGASTCAMCPRLSPPAGR; this is encoded by the coding sequence ATGACGCAGGCCGGGACCGACGCCGACCGCGACCTCGCGCTGTCGCTGGTCTCGTCCCGGCTGGGCTGGATGGACGTCCTCCCCGCCTGGCACGGGAGCCCGCTGCCGTGGTCGTGCGTCGACGTGGTCGACGCCCAGGACCGGGGCGAGGACCCCACGGCCCCGTGGCGGCGGGCCCTGGCCGAGACGACCGCACGGCAGTACCGCCAGGACCCGCCACCGGCGATGCCGGCGGCCTTCGTGCTCCTGTGGTACCTCGACGTGCTGGCGAACCCGGTGGCCTTCGCCGCGGCGCTCGGACCCTGGGTGCTCGACCCCAGTCCCGGCAACGTGCGCTTCGACCTGCAGACCGACCAGCACTACCCCGAGGCGGCCTCCTTCGCGACCGGCGACCTGCTGCTGGTCGCCGACCCGGCGCAGCGGCAGGACCTGGCCCGGCAGCGCTACCTCGCCCACGCCGGTCGCTTCGTCGACGGCTACCGGCCGGGCGTGAAGATGAGCTCGCGCCAGCGACACGGCGCCGTCGAGGACACGTGGGAGATCGCCTCCCGCCGGGCCGCCGAGGCGTGCCTGCCGCCGCCACCGCCGGAGCCGCAGCGACGGCAGTCGTGCTGCTTCATCTTCACCCTGCCCGGCGCGAGCACCTGCGCGATGTGCCCGCGGCTCAGCCCTCCAGCTGGGCGCTGA
- a CDS encoding histone-like nucleoid-structuring protein Lsr2: MAQRVVVTLEDDIDGGEAAETVSFALDGVSYEIDLSEANASKLRDDLASWIGHARRAGGRKSTSTARRGGGSRGGRDLSAIREWARKNGHKVSDRGRISADIQAAYDKAHA, translated from the coding sequence ATGGCACAACGCGTTGTGGTCACCCTCGAAGATGACATTGACGGCGGCGAGGCCGCCGAGACCGTGTCCTTCGCGCTGGACGGCGTCTCCTACGAGATCGACCTGTCCGAGGCCAACGCCAGCAAGCTCCGCGACGACCTCGCGTCGTGGATCGGTCACGCCCGCCGGGCCGGCGGCCGCAAGTCCACCTCGACGGCGCGCCGCGGCGGCGGCAGCCGCGGTGGTCGCGACCTGTCCGCGATCCGCGAGTGGGCGCGCAAGAACGGCCACAAGGTGAGCGACCGCGGTCGGATCTCCGCCGACATCCAGGCCGCCTACGACAAGGCCCACGCCTGA
- the lysS gene encoding lysine--tRNA ligase, with protein sequence MRVRQEKRARLIAEGREPYAVGVPRTHTLADVRAGYQHLEAGEETDNLVGVAGRVVFVRNTGKLCFATLQEGDGTRLQVMLSLAEVGEESLASWKSDVDLGDHVFAHGRVICSKRGEISVMADSWTMVSKALRPLPTLHKELSEESRVRQRYADLLVRQEARDMVRTRARVISSLRHTLENHDFIEVETPQLQLIHGGAAARPFHTHLNAFDIPMTLRIALELFLKRAVVGGVDRVFEIGKNFRNEGIDSTHSPEFTMLEFYQAYGDQFTAAELTRELVLNAAKAAGVGTTVVDYRGNEVDLAGEWRWLPIVDAVSDALGEEVSAAEDEDSAQRVRKLAEARDIELRPGWGTGEIILEVFEQLVEHTLIQPTFVCDYPESVRPLARGHRSTPGLVEAWDLIIGGIELAPSYSELVDPVIQRERLTQQSLLAAGGDPEAMQLDEDFLRALEYGAPPMGGTGMGVDRLVMLLTGKPMREVILFPTVKPE encoded by the coding sequence ATGCGCGTCCGTCAGGAGAAGCGGGCGCGGCTGATCGCCGAGGGCAGGGAGCCGTATGCCGTGGGCGTGCCCCGCACGCACACCCTCGCCGACGTGCGGGCCGGCTACCAGCACCTCGAGGCGGGCGAGGAGACCGACAACCTCGTCGGCGTCGCCGGCCGGGTCGTCTTCGTGCGCAACACCGGCAAGCTCTGCTTCGCCACGCTGCAGGAGGGGGACGGCACCCGGCTGCAGGTCATGCTCAGCCTCGCCGAGGTGGGCGAGGAGTCCCTTGCCTCGTGGAAGTCCGACGTCGACCTGGGTGACCACGTGTTCGCCCACGGCCGGGTCATCTGCAGCAAGCGCGGCGAGATCTCGGTCATGGCCGACTCCTGGACCATGGTCAGCAAGGCCCTGCGCCCGCTGCCGACCCTGCACAAGGAGCTCTCCGAGGAGTCCCGGGTCCGCCAGCGCTACGCCGACCTGCTGGTGCGCCAGGAGGCGCGCGACATGGTGCGCACCCGCGCCCGGGTGATCAGCTCGCTGCGCCACACCCTGGAGAACCACGACTTCATCGAGGTCGAGACGCCGCAGCTACAGCTCATTCACGGGGGCGCAGCGGCCCGTCCTTTCCACACGCACCTGAATGCGTTCGACATTCCGATGACGCTGCGGATCGCGCTCGAGCTCTTCCTCAAGAGGGCCGTTGTCGGCGGTGTCGACCGGGTCTTCGAAATCGGCAAGAACTTCCGCAACGAGGGCATTGACTCCACCCACAGCCCCGAGTTCACGATGCTGGAGTTCTACCAGGCTTATGGTGACCAGTTCACCGCCGCCGAGCTCACCCGTGAGCTGGTCCTGAACGCCGCCAAGGCGGCCGGGGTCGGCACCACCGTCGTGGACTACCGCGGCAACGAGGTCGACCTCGCCGGCGAGTGGCGCTGGCTGCCCATCGTCGACGCCGTCTCCGACGCCCTGGGCGAGGAGGTCTCCGCCGCGGAGGACGAGGACTCGGCCCAGCGCGTGCGCAAGCTCGCCGAGGCCCGCGACATCGAGCTGCGACCCGGCTGGGGCACCGGCGAGATCATCCTCGAGGTCTTCGAGCAGCTCGTCGAGCACACCCTGATCCAGCCCACGTTCGTGTGCGACTACCCCGAGTCGGTCCGGCCTCTGGCCCGCGGTCACCGGTCCACGCCGGGCCTGGTCGAGGCGTGGGACCTCATCATCGGCGGCATCGAGCTGGCCCCGTCCTACAGTGAGCTGGTCGACCCGGTCATCCAGCGCGAGCGCCTCACCCAGCAGTCGCTGCTCGCGGCCGGCGGTGACCCCGAGGCCATGCAGCTCGACGAGGACTTCCTGCGCGCGCTGGAGTACGGCGCCCCGCCGATGGGCGGCACCGGCATGGGCGTGGACCGCCTGGTCATGCTGCTCACCGGCAAGCCGATGCGTGAGGTCATCCTCTTCCCGACCGTGAAGCCGGAGTGA
- a CDS encoding class I SAM-dependent methyltransferase: MGGNSTDDVFSRRRTSFGAIAAEYDAVRPSWPEETVRWMLGSPDPATELAVVDLGAGTGKGSRVLARMGNRVTAVEPAEGMLGALRGSLLGLEPEVAARVEPRDGSAEHVPVEDGSADAVTVFQAWHWFDHEAASQECARVLRPGGWLSMAWHRRDESVAWQEELSALVDRHESIADDQDFPAFPEAFEPVEHEVFGWTMQQSPEDLARHAGTWSFVAIRPDRDAVLERVHDLGRRVAGADGMVELPMLTECYRLRHR, translated from the coding sequence ATGGGCGGGAACAGCACGGACGACGTGTTCAGCCGGCGCCGCACCTCCTTCGGTGCGATCGCTGCGGAGTATGACGCTGTGCGACCCTCGTGGCCCGAGGAGACGGTGCGCTGGATGCTCGGATCCCCTGACCCCGCAACGGAGCTCGCCGTCGTCGACCTCGGTGCGGGCACCGGCAAGGGCAGCCGGGTGCTCGCCCGGATGGGCAACCGGGTCACGGCCGTCGAGCCCGCCGAGGGGATGCTCGGGGCGTTGCGAGGATCACTGCTGGGGCTGGAGCCGGAGGTCGCCGCGCGCGTCGAGCCGCGCGACGGCAGTGCCGAGCACGTGCCCGTCGAGGACGGGTCGGCCGACGCGGTGACGGTATTCCAGGCGTGGCACTGGTTCGACCACGAGGCAGCGTCGCAGGAGTGCGCCCGGGTGCTGCGGCCCGGCGGGTGGCTGTCCATGGCGTGGCACCGCCGTGACGAGTCGGTCGCGTGGCAGGAGGAGCTCTCCGCCCTGGTCGACCGGCACGAGAGCATCGCCGACGACCAGGACTTCCCGGCCTTCCCCGAGGCGTTCGAGCCGGTCGAGCACGAGGTCTTCGGCTGGACGATGCAGCAGAGCCCGGAGGACCTGGCCCGTCATGCGGGCACCTGGTCGTTCGTGGCGATCCGCCCAGACCGCGACGCGGTGCTCGAGCGGGTCCACGACCTCGGCCGCCGCGTCGCCGGCGCCGACGGGATGGTCGAGCTGCCGATGCTCACCGAGTGCTACCGGCTGCGCCACCGCTGA